Part of the Lucilia cuprina isolate Lc7/37 chromosome 5, ASM2204524v1, whole genome shotgun sequence genome is shown below.
agtaagagagagagagaaagatacATAACTATCATAGAAACTTAAAAGAATAGTTTatgttattttgatttaaatctcTTATATTTTATGCAGACTGTTAAACTCCGACATAGAGATGGTCAGTGACAGCAAGCAAATAGTACCAGGCAAATGtggttttaaattgaatttgtaataactttaaattttaactctACTTAGGGCAGCGCGCAATAGGATGTACTATACTAATTGAAaatagtttgaaatttttactaacAACGTGTTCCCAAAGAAAAATCggaattttataagaaactgttcaaattaaaaattctgtATATAAATGGTAGGAGAGTAAAATATAATGAAACCCGTATTTTTGGCCATATTTCCTATACGCGAAATGTGCACATTGACTATGTATACCAATTAATATCGATCATAATATTGAGCGAttttgtgtagtctatagtctagtctatagtcaagtcaatagtcaagtcaatagtcaagtcaatagtcaagtcaatagtcaagtcaatagtcaagtcaatagtcaagtcaatagtcaagtcaatagtctagtttatagtctactctatagtctagtttatagtctaatctatagtctagtctataatctagtctacagtgtagtctagactctagtgtagtctagactctagtgtagtctagactctagtctagtctataatctagtctacagtgtagtctagactctagtctatagtctagtgtagactatagtatagtctagtgactagactctaggctatatactattctatagtctagtctatagtctagtctatagtctagtgtagtctatagtctagtgtagtcaatagtctagtgtagactatagtctagtctatagtgtagtctatagtctagtctatagtctagtctatagtctagtctatagtctagtctatagtctagtctatagtctagtctatagtctagtctatagtctagtctatagtctagtctatagtctagtctatagtctagtctatagtctagtctatagtctagtctatagtctagtctatagtctagtctatagtctagtctatagtctagtctatagtctagtctatagtctagtctatagtctagtctatagtctagtctatagtttagtctatagtctagtttttatatatggttttatctatagtatggtctagtctgtagtcaaatTTATAGTACGATTATAGACTTTCTGAATCCGTGCCAAACAAAGATCGGTAGCGTGTTTAAAATCTGTCCGCATATAGATGTTGTAGTCTGATATAGGCAATGTCCCCACAATAGCTTCTGTGATGatcttataaagaaaattgaacacaaaatttttaaataatgtcaATGCTGCtggtatttaaacatttatatttattaaaaaacgttatttattttagcttatagaaataaaaatctaattaatgTAATGCAGTTATGTATATAATGCAgtgattataaaataataaataaaatttgtttaaaccaaaacataaatattataggTATTGTTAAATACCCTATCGAtactataaaacaaataaaacctgagtttataagaaaagttatttaaaaaaaaatttataaataaatcaagCACATTACTCTTGTTCAATCAATTCTAATAATTTAATGTCTTCTTTGGTTTCTTCGTCATCGTCATCTTGATCAAccttaaaacaaaaagattagaaaactaaaaataattttcaatatcaaaaagTGAAACAACTTACTTCAAATCCAAAATAATCTGATATGAGTGACTGTGTTTTTTTCTGAGTTTCTAAAAATAAtgcaagagaaaaaaataaaatttaaaatgtaaatattttaaatatttaacataaatgtaCACCACATACTTATAGCGGTAGTTTTGTTAGTCTTTTTGTTTACTGTCGTAGATTTAACTGGTTGTGCCTGTACTTGTGCTATTACTTCTTGTAactcttcatcatcatcatcatcatctggCAAAACTTCTATAACCATAAAATCTTGATCATCATTAACTTCTAAAGCCACTATTTTGGCTTCATTATCATCTCCCTTAAGGATTATAGATTGTTTAAGTGCCGGCTGTGGAGAAGCAACAGTTTCCATTTTTAAATCTATTCCAAATTTTTCATCAGTTGCTGCCTCCAGTTGTTCTTCGTATTCTTGTTCTACATACTCATCAGCTTCTAATTCTTCATAGACATATTGTATGTTTTCCTCATTGCAATCTTCATCCCCTACTTCTTCCTCCTCTTCTTCTTCATACCCTTCTTCGGGTATTACTTCATCATCATCGATTTGCTGTTGCTCCTCCCCAGTATTGTTATCATTATACCCGTACTCATCATTATTTTCCAAAAGGCTATTACTGGTTGTGGATAATGCTACAACAGTACCATCCATTCTAACACGTGTCATTCGTCCCACTTTCAATGCTTCTTTCTTTTTCATTAGATCCGATGAGGGATCGTGGATTTCCATATGACGCATAAGATTTCCATTgaatgcaaacattttattacaatgtgGACACTTATGATCTTTCTTACGTGTTTGTGGTGGTTCATAATTATCCGAATGATAAATTTTCATGTGACGAACAAGTAGTGGTTTCTGACGAAAACTAGTATTACAAATCTCACATATAAATGGTTTCTTATCCAAATGTATATGAAGATGCGATTCAAGGTGACGCTCCGATATGGAAGCATAAGGACAATAATCACAGCTGTAAAGAGatgcaaaacaaacaaaaaatcagcaaaaattttttattctttaaaaaaattttgaaattttctttttctagttattttaaacatttctttttgataacaattttttaaagaatttttttttttttaatttgctacttttaagaaaattttagattttcttttaatttctcttttcaaaaaaattttatttttttgtagaaaattttcgaaattttctctctttatagaataaattttgaaatttctttccaaacatttagaaatttcttttttttagatttgactatagactagtctatactcagactagactttagactagactatatacaaaactataacctagactatagactggaatatagactagtctatactcagactggactatagactagactataaagtaaaatatatacttGATTATAGGATAGACTGTAGATTTGACTGCAAACCATACTACAGGCAAGACTATTGTGTAACTAGACTTAAGAAtattagaaaacttaaaaaaaattctataactttagaatttaagttataaaaaaactcaCCGGAAACACTTTTCACCTTCATGTGTCTTCAGATGCATCTTATACGAATAACGATCGGGTAATTCTTTACCACACCGCTTACATGGTATTGGTTGATCAGAACTGTGTAGCTTTTTTATATGTAGACGTAAGTCTGTTTTACGTCCACACGTTGTAGGACATAGGTGACATTGAAAGACAGGCTTCTCATTAACAGAATGTATAAGACGATGAAGTTTTAGCGAATTCGATTGGGTAAAACGTGCATGACATATATCACATTCATACGGTTTCTCACCCGTATGTATACGCATATGACGCTTAAGTTTGAACGTATCCGGGGAGGCATATGTACAGTGGGGACATTGATAGGGCCTTTCACCGGTGTGACAGCGCATATGTCGCCGTAATTTACTCATTTCTACACTGCTGTAATCGCATTCAGTACACTTATGAGGTTTAATGTGTGTATGCCTATAGCGTACATGACGCACCAACTCTCCCGATGTAGTAAAGGCCATATCACAATCCTTACAAGCATGAGGCTTAACGCCCAAATGTGTATTACGATGATTCATGAGGGAGGAGTTCGTTTTAAAACCTCTTTCGCAAACGGTACATTTATAGGGACGTTCGTCCGAGTGCTTTTTTAAATGTCTGGACAATAAGAATTTTTTGGCTGTCTGATAGGGACACAACATACAAGTAAATGTTGCTTCTTCATTTGCTgtagactttttggtacttttcaaTAACCCTTTTGAGCCGTAATCGGCATCAGGTTCAACGCCGGGGTCATCAGGATCTTGTTCATTTTCATCGAATTCGTAGACTTCTTCTTGCGAAATAAATTCCGAGTTTACGGTTTCATCCGCAGTTTTGACatcattattttcctttttcataGCTTTACTATTATTAGCAGCTAATTTGGTCTTTTTTGTGGAAACCGAGGCAGCTTGGGCtgtaattttcagaaaattattagtttattatattaaatgaattatgtttataaattttccttGCCTTTTGCTTTACGTTTATTGTTGGGAGTAACAACAGTTGCCGGAGCTTGTGAAACCTTGTTTATAGGTTCTACTTTTACAATTTTCTCTGacgtttgaaaataataattacccTCTGCATCCATAATTATGGCACCGCGATCTTCTGCTTCCTTTTCATCCTCAACACTACCATTCTCTTCCACTTCTGTAACAAAATCATTCTTTATCGATTGAATGACTTCATTGTTTAATTCATCGTCTTCATCTTCTTCCAATTTTTCCAAATAGGTTTGAAAATAATCGGGATCATTATTGATTACAGTCATCTggaacaatataaatttaaatttgaattcaaaaaacaatttcccACTAAAAAAAACCATATTGCTCCCAGATGTCGTCGCTATTTTTTTACTCTTCCCCagaatacgaaaaaaaaacagaacgcGACACCATGCGGACAAACCATAAGTAtacatacttttttgtttttgttaaataaaacaacaatacgCGATTAGTTAGTACGAGgcttttttattgattttgctAATTATTTCTTAGGCagaatttattatattgttacTGTACACAAAGATATATTGAATTCTTCGGAAaatcttgttatttttattttcttttacaatatttgcaatttttatcactttacaattgttatttttcacACTATTAACTTTTTCCGTCAGAGCTAGTAAATgacacaaaagaaaaatacattttatttcgcCCCGTTGTTTGTTATTATCGTTGCAAGATGGCGCATATTCAATTGAATTTCCCCTCTTACTATAAACAGTGTGGGCAATAAAGCGATTTTATTCCAAATTGTAGCgggaaaaaaatatgttgacgttttgtatacaaaaaacgtgcgtgttctgttttttttttaatcaaaacaagtatgaatgtaaagCTAGGGCATGGgtgatcatatgataccctacatctaGGAGTAATGTaggataatttttaaattataaagcattaagtttgtttttacattaattccggaatatttttatttattgttgacaaaaaaattttggtagaggaactTACGTCTACGTGAAagttgtttatgtaaaattttatagtgttattagtgtttacaAATGAACTGTAACCTTCAAGTAAGTGTCATTTAAACTTCTGTAAAACTAAGCTTGTATTGTTTGTATTGGGTCTACTATAGTGGTATTAAGTATTAAAGAAAAGGTTACCATTAGGGTTCTACAgttaaaacgaaaagtcgacttttcgacttttttatttagttaaaagttgacttttcgactttttgcattttatgaaaagtcgatttttcaacttttcgacttttttcattttaataaaagtcgacttttagacttttcgactataagtattttataaatagttgaattttttcgacttttcaactttttttcgacttttccgactattttagagtttttgacttttttcacttttttaaaattattgacttgtttctacaattttcgatttttcgactttttccgactattcgatttttttttgattttttacgacttttcgacttttttcgactttctgaCTTTTCGGCTTTAATTCACAAAGTccactttttgacttttttcacagacaatagtcgagttatcgactttctTTGAACAAAATAGTTGacttcaacttttcgacttttttcgacaaaaagtcgattgttcgattgttcgattattcgaaagtcgatttatagaaccctagttaccattactaaatttttaatgagtTAAAACACAACCCTGGTTAGATTTGACAGTAAAGTTGCCAGATGAGTTTAGAAAAACAGTAGTTTATGCGTTTttttcacacgatcacactttacgtacgtaaagtgtaatgaaaaagtaaaaattttttcacaattgttataaaacaataacagagtaaaatggaaacagctgtttaccttttttgtatgttaatacattaaaatacattgcttgttttcaaaagcttttatttcaaaacataaaaacaaacattttatctcaatgtgtgatggtttcattataAATTGCGTTAGATAATCCCATCCGTactattctacacaaaattttgacagagtaaaagtctgtttttatgaggatcggtccaatTTTAACCCCTATCCCcatatacaaggtccccttcagaaattgactttaacGCACTTCaatacttaaaaatacgagtatagctatgaaattcgtTACATAGAAATAAGTTTCTTGCAAGCcacaatttcaaattaatattaacCTAATGTTTATAGGAGAGCATTTCATTTACTGCATATCAGATTCGGAATAGTAACACTTTacatgttaaatttataattaaatttgtgtaataaacaaaaaatatcggTGCCTTTTTatgatttcaacaaaaatacatttgttcGCTATAAACGGTTTCAACTGTACTATAAAATGGGTtgccattttttaattaatatcaaaatgtcataggtttttaaatttcttaaataaaacttaataaaatattatttaaaactgtaaatattatgatataataattttcttattaaatgtatttttaaacgacccgctttagtttatttttataaaattgtcattattattttgcatttaatattaaacctCACCGCAATCTGCAAAATATTAACCacaaatttctattaaacataataaGAGCACAATAAGAACGCAattcaacatttatttaaaatttttataaatttcacaaATAAATATGATCGTATAAACCACAATAACTGTTATGATAATATAAACGGTACATTTGAGACAACCAATTTGCTCCTGTTCCTTTCGCGTATAATATAAATCATAATCGACAACGTCGTCAATGCAATGATAATTATCGGAATTTTGTAT
Proteins encoded:
- the LOC111684832 gene encoding transcriptional repressor CTCFL, which translates into the protein MTVINNDPDYFQTYLEKLEEDEDDELNNEVIQSIKNDFVTEVEENGSVEDEKEAEDRGAIIMDAEGNYYFQTSEKIVKVEPINKVSQAPATVVTPNNKRKAKAQAASVSTKKTKLAANNSKAMKKENNDVKTADETVNSEFISQEEVYEFDENEQDPDDPGVEPDADYGSKGLLKSTKKSTANEEATFTCMLCPYQTAKKFLLSRHLKKHSDERPYKCTVCERGFKTNSSLMNHRNTHLGVKPHACKDCDMAFTTSGELVRHVRYRHTHIKPHKCTECDYSSVEMSKLRRHMRCHTGERPYQCPHCTYASPDTFKLKRHMRIHTGEKPYECDICHARFTQSNSLKLHRLIHSVNEKPVFQCHLCPTTCGRKTDLRLHIKKLHSSDQPIPCKRCGKELPDRYSYKMHLKTHEGEKCFRCDYCPYASISERHLESHLHIHLDKKPFICEICNTSFRQKPLLVRHMKIYHSDNYEPPQTRKKDHKCPHCNKMFAFNGNLMRHMEIHDPSSDLMKKKEALKVGRMTRVRMDGTVVALSTTSNSLLENNDEYGYNDNNTGEEQQQIDDDEVIPEEGYEEEEEEEVGDEDCNEENIQYVYEELEADEYVEQEYEEQLEAATDEKFGIDLKMETVASPQPALKQSIILKGDDNEAKIVALEVNDDQDFMVIEVLPDDDDDDEELQEVIAQVQAQPVKSTTVNKKTNKTTAIKTQKKTQSLISDYFGFEVDQDDDDEETKEDIKLLELIEQE